From the genome of Fusobacterium varium, one region includes:
- the mdtK_1 gene encoding Multidrug-efflux transporter, giving the protein MQKEKIDLSEFYKSFLTIGIPLMIQQLISSSLNFIDNLMIGRLGTEFIAAVGFANSVYRILDLFLFGLCSGMGVFIAQYFGKKNFEMIRRILGKLVLAGITLSLIFSIITFIGAEKIIGIFTKEPQVLSIGVSYIRRALFSYTFYAISFSIGFCLRAMGLTRIPMISASIGVTANTFFNYCFIYGNFGFPRLEERGAALATVIARMLELSTILFIVYKKDFNLKGNLQSYLNLPKNLIKEIIKISTPVFLTEMLWILGVVSLSVAYSKLGTTQAACVQIADIITAISSVLFMGISNSASVIIGHTIGKGNKNKVIIYSKKILQIAFGMALFSLFLVQGLTNTIVSLYHLPSDTHILAIKTMRTVGMFVFLKMINWTLLIGLFRAGGDTKVAFCLDIFPLWFYAVPVAFIGAYYKVPVYILVGIADFSEVIKLAFSLFRYRTLKWIRDVTV; this is encoded by the coding sequence ATGCAAAAAGAAAAAATTGATTTATCTGAATTTTATAAAAGTTTCCTTACTATTGGAATACCTTTAATGATACAGCAACTAATCTCTTCATCACTAAATTTTATTGATAATCTTATGATAGGAAGACTGGGAACTGAATTTATTGCAGCTGTTGGATTTGCTAATAGTGTATATAGAATATTGGATCTTTTTTTATTTGGATTATGTAGTGGTATGGGAGTATTTATAGCTCAATATTTTGGTAAGAAAAACTTTGAAATGATAAGAAGAATATTAGGAAAACTTGTGCTTGCTGGTATTACTCTTTCTCTTATTTTTTCTATTATTACTTTTATTGGAGCTGAAAAAATAATTGGAATCTTTACTAAAGAACCACAAGTTTTATCTATTGGGGTATCTTATATAAGAAGAGCACTATTTTCTTATACATTTTATGCTATTTCTTTCAGTATAGGCTTCTGTCTTAGAGCTATGGGACTTACTAGAATTCCTATGATATCTGCTTCCATTGGAGTTACTGCAAACACATTTTTCAACTATTGTTTTATATATGGTAATTTTGGATTTCCACGTTTAGAAGAAAGAGGAGCTGCCTTAGCTACTGTTATTGCTAGAATGTTGGAACTTTCAACTATTTTATTTATAGTTTATAAGAAAGATTTTAATCTAAAAGGAAATTTACAATCTTATTTAAATCTTCCTAAAAACCTTATAAAAGAAATAATAAAAATTTCTACCCCTGTTTTTCTTACAGAAATGTTGTGGATACTTGGAGTAGTTTCCCTTTCAGTAGCATATTCTAAACTGGGAACTACACAGGCTGCCTGTGTGCAGATAGCTGATATTATCACTGCTATTTCTTCTGTATTATTTATGGGAATATCCAACTCAGCTTCTGTTATAATTGGACATACCATAGGTAAGGGTAATAAAAATAAAGTTATCATATATTCAAAAAAAATATTACAGATAGCTTTTGGAATGGCTTTATTTAGCCTTTTTCTTGTTCAAGGACTTACAAATACTATTGTTTCTCTATATCATCTTCCTTCAGATACACATATATTAGCTATAAAAACTATGAGGACAGTAGGAATGTTTGTTTTTCTAAAAATGATTAACTGGACTCTATTAATAGGACTATTCAGAGCTGGAGGAGATACAAAAGTTGCATTCTGTTTAGATATATTTCCACTATGGTTCTATGCTGTTCCAGTAGCTTTTATTGGAGCATATTACAAAGTTCCAGTTTATATTTTAGTTGGAATAGCAGATTTTTCAGAAGTTATTAAACTTGCTTTTTCATTATTTAGGTATAGAACTTTAAAATGGATAAGAGATGTTACTGTATAG
- the groS gene encoding co-chaperonin GroES yields the protein MNIRPIGERVLVKLVKVEEKTASGIILPGAGEKEKPNLGEVIAVGKGEKLSDIKVGEKVVYAKFSGTEIKDKEEKYLILNIEDILAVVE from the coding sequence GTGAATATCAGACCAATAGGAGAAAGAGTTTTAGTTAAACTTGTAAAAGTGGAAGAAAAAACTGCAAGTGGAATTATTCTTCCAGGAGCTGGAGAGAAGGAAAAACCTAATTTAGGTGAAGTTATAGCAGTAGGAAAGGGAGAAAAACTATCTGATATCAAAGTTGGAGAAAAGGTAGTTTATGCTAAATTTTCTGGAACTGAGATAAAAGATAAAGAAGAGAAATATCTTATTTTAAATATAGAGGATATATTAGCAGTAGTTGAATAA
- the hemZ_3 gene encoding Oxygen-independent coproporphyrinogen-III oxidase 2: MVDGIYIHIPFCLNKCNYCDFLSFKSNEESRKKYVDYLLKEIDLYPPYKYNTVYFGGGTPSLLDFEDIDRILKKLDIEEDAEVTLEVNPKTVDYNKLVQLKKIGINRLSIGIQSFDEKYLRILGRMHSSEEGIETYYNARKAGFENISLDLMFSLPGQSVEEVENDLKKLLSIKPEHFSIYSLIWEEGTVFFEKLKKGLLRETENEIEADMFEKIIDIAEKAGYIHYEISNFSLPQKEAIHNTKYWENKEYLGIGLGASGYIDNLRYKNQMKFLEYYGSIESKGKPIIEKERLTSKEKEEYKYILGFRLLKKGVRPEGEYIEKCISLEKRGYLKKSGEYFILTKKGLMVANDVLDEFI, translated from the coding sequence ATGGTAGATGGGATATATATACATATTCCTTTCTGTTTAAATAAATGTAACTATTGTGATTTTTTATCATTCAAATCTAATGAAGAGAGTAGAAAAAAATATGTAGATTATTTATTGAAGGAAATAGACTTATATCCTCCATATAAATATAACACAGTTTATTTCGGGGGTGGAACCCCCTCTCTTTTAGATTTTGAAGATATAGATAGAATTCTAAAAAAACTAGATATAGAAGAAGATGCTGAGGTAACTCTTGAAGTAAATCCTAAGACTGTAGATTATAATAAACTTGTTCAATTAAAAAAAATAGGAATAAACAGGTTGAGTATAGGGATACAGTCATTTGATGAAAAATATTTGAGAATACTTGGAAGAATGCATTCTTCAGAAGAAGGAATAGAAACTTATTATAATGCAAGAAAAGCAGGATTTGAAAATATAAGCCTTGATTTGATGTTTTCATTGCCGGGACAAAGTGTGGAAGAAGTAGAAAATGATTTGAAGAAACTATTAAGTATAAAGCCAGAACATTTTTCTATTTATTCACTTATCTGGGAAGAGGGAACTGTATTTTTTGAGAAGCTGAAAAAGGGACTTCTAAGAGAAACTGAAAATGAAATAGAAGCAGATATGTTTGAAAAAATAATAGATATAGCTGAGAAGGCAGGATATATTCATTATGAAATATCTAATTTTTCATTACCTCAAAAAGAGGCTATACATAATACAAAATACTGGGAAAATAAAGAATATTTAGGAATAGGTTTAGGAGCATCTGGATATATTGATAATCTAAGATATAAAAATCAGATGAAATTTTTAGAATATTATGGTAGTATAGAAAGTAAGGGAAAACCAATTATAGAAAAAGAGAGGCTGACTTCAAAAGAAAAAGAAGAATATAAATATATTTTAGGTTTTAGACTTTTAAAAAAAGGAGTTAGACCAGAAGGGGAGTATATAGAAAAGTGTATATCCCTTGAAAAACGAGGTTATTTAAAAAAAAGTGGAGAATATTTTATTTTAACTAAAAAAGGACTTATGGTTGCAAATGATGTGTTAGATGAATTTATATAA
- the gltS_2 gene encoding Glutamate permease, whose translation MILNLTTIQTMALAVLVLYFGKFINNTFNFLKENCIPDAVTGGTIFSIVTLIGHETGFFSFIFEDTLREVFMIAFFTTVGFSASIKLLKKAGIPVLMFLLAAIGLAILQNVFGVAMAKFLHINLLIGLATGSLATTGGPGTAGAFGPIIEQFGAQGATMVAMATATYALIAGSIIAGPICKRLIKKHELLEKKNNKSDFENSGNKNEFLSAKKVLPTGFQIVIAMGAGSLISNFLSSLGLVLPPYIGAMFAATIMRNMSDYSGKFEIDLDIVSIIGSFTLAMFLSMTLMSFKLWELKELALPLILMLIGQTILMGGFAYFITFNITGRDYDAAVMTGGHCGCGFGTTPKALANMEALTEKYLPSPKAFFVIPIVGGLFIDFFNAAIITFFINLVK comes from the coding sequence ATGATATTAAATCTTACCACTATTCAGACTATGGCTTTAGCTGTCTTAGTTCTTTATTTTGGAAAATTTATTAACAACACTTTTAATTTTTTAAAAGAAAATTGTATTCCTGATGCAGTTACAGGAGGAACTATATTCTCAATAGTGACTTTAATAGGACATGAAACTGGTTTCTTTTCTTTTATTTTTGAAGATACTTTAAGAGAAGTCTTCATGATAGCTTTTTTTACAACTGTTGGCTTTTCTGCAAGTATAAAATTGTTAAAAAAAGCTGGAATACCTGTGCTAATGTTTCTTTTGGCAGCTATAGGACTTGCCATACTTCAAAATGTTTTTGGTGTGGCAATGGCTAAATTTCTTCATATCAATCTCCTTATTGGACTTGCTACTGGTTCTCTAGCTACAACAGGAGGTCCTGGTACTGCTGGAGCTTTTGGTCCTATCATAGAACAATTTGGTGCCCAAGGAGCAACTATGGTTGCCATGGCAACTGCCACTTATGCACTTATTGCAGGGAGTATTATTGCTGGTCCCATATGTAAAAGACTCATAAAAAAACATGAGTTACTTGAAAAGAAAAATAATAAATCTGATTTTGAAAATTCTGGGAATAAAAATGAATTTCTTTCTGCTAAAAAAGTTCTTCCAACTGGATTTCAAATTGTTATAGCTATGGGAGCTGGAAGTTTAATTTCAAATTTTTTAAGTAGTTTAGGTTTAGTTCTTCCTCCATACATAGGAGCAATGTTTGCTGCAACTATTATGAGAAATATGTCTGACTACTCTGGAAAATTTGAAATTGATTTAGATATAGTATCTATTATTGGAAGTTTTACTCTTGCTATGTTTCTTTCAATGACACTTATGAGTTTTAAACTATGGGAATTGAAGGAATTGGCTCTTCCTTTGATTCTTATGCTTATTGGACAAACTATTCTTATGGGTGGATTTGCATATTTTATTACTTTCAATATTACTGGTAGAGATTATGATGCTGCTGTTATGACAGGAGGTCATTGTGGTTGTGGTTTTGGTACTACTCCAAAAGCTCTTGCCAATATGGAAGCTCTTACAGAAAAGTATCTACCTTCACCTAAAGCATTTTTTGTTATTCCAATTGTTGGTGGATTATTTATTGATTTTTTTAATGCTGCCATCATCACATTTTTTATAAATCTGGTTAAATAA
- the panF gene encoding Pantothenate permease: MIIIPIIIYILIILFIAWKMGKYKNEKGKFIEEYFIGSRSMGGLVLAMTLISSYVGASSFIGGPGIAYKLGLSWVFLACIQVPTAFLTLGVLGKKLAIISRKINGVTITDFLRARYESSLVIILSSLMMLIFFIGTIVAQFVGGARLFESVTGYSYTLGLIIFSAVVIIYTTFGGFRAVTITDAIQGIVMLLATGLLFVIILNKGGGMENIMKKVLETNPSLLTPDGGGAVSKPFILSFWLLVGIGVLGLPVTEVRCMGFKDSKAMHRAMIIGTSFVGLLMLGMHLVGVMGIAVEPGIEVGDKIIPILAIKNMYPILAGIFIAGPLAAIMSSVDSLLIMSSAAIVKDLYINYVEKNPSESKIRKLSLGTSLILGIIVFVLALNPPQLLVWINLFALAGQEAAFFCPILFGLYWKKANATGAAVSMIFSVISYLYMVIMDIKFIGMHQIVPVIIFSIILFIGGSLLGKPNSQKVDNLFFGN; the protein is encoded by the coding sequence ATGATAATAATTCCTATTATAATATATATCTTAATTATTCTCTTTATTGCATGGAAAATGGGCAAATATAAAAATGAAAAAGGAAAATTTATTGAAGAATATTTTATTGGAAGCAGGAGTATGGGAGGACTTGTCCTTGCTATGACTCTGATTAGCTCTTATGTTGGAGCCAGTTCTTTTATAGGAGGACCTGGAATAGCATATAAACTTGGACTCAGTTGGGTATTTCTTGCTTGTATTCAAGTCCCTACAGCTTTTTTAACACTTGGAGTTTTAGGAAAAAAGCTTGCTATTATATCAAGAAAAATAAATGGTGTTACTATTACAGATTTTTTAAGAGCAAGATATGAAAGTAGCCTTGTCATTATACTTTCATCTTTAATGATGCTGATATTTTTTATTGGAACTATTGTTGCTCAATTTGTAGGAGGTGCTAGATTATTTGAAAGTGTCACAGGATACTCATATACCCTTGGATTAATTATATTTTCTGCTGTAGTTATTATATATACAACCTTTGGAGGATTTAGAGCTGTAACCATAACTGATGCCATACAGGGAATAGTTATGCTTCTTGCTACTGGACTACTTTTTGTAATAATATTAAATAAAGGTGGTGGCATGGAAAATATAATGAAGAAAGTTCTTGAAACTAATCCTTCTCTCCTGACTCCTGATGGTGGAGGAGCTGTATCAAAACCTTTTATTTTATCTTTCTGGCTACTTGTAGGAATAGGTGTATTAGGACTTCCTGTTACTGAAGTTAGATGTATGGGATTCAAAGATAGTAAAGCAATGCATAGAGCTATGATAATTGGAACCTCTTTTGTAGGACTCCTTATGCTTGGAATGCATTTAGTAGGAGTAATGGGAATAGCTGTAGAACCTGGAATTGAAGTAGGAGATAAAATAATTCCTATACTTGCTATAAAAAATATGTATCCAATTCTTGCTGGGATATTTATTGCTGGTCCTCTTGCAGCAATTATGTCCTCTGTAGATTCTTTACTTATAATGTCATCAGCTGCTATTGTCAAAGATTTATATATAAACTATGTAGAAAAAAATCCAAGTGAATCAAAAATAAGAAAACTTTCCTTAGGAACTTCTCTTATACTTGGAATAATAGTTTTTGTTTTAGCTTTAAATCCTCCACAGCTTCTGGTATGGATAAATCTTTTTGCACTAGCTGGTCAGGAAGCTGCTTTTTTCTGTCCTATACTTTTTGGATTATACTGGAAAAAAGCTAATGCCACTGGAGCTGCTGTTTCAATGATATTTAGTGTCATATCTTATTTATACATGGTAATTATGGATATAAAATTTATTGGTATGCATCAAATTGTTCCTGTAATAATTTTTTCTATAATACTTTTCATTGGAGGTTCTCTTCTTGGAAAGCCTAATTCACAAAAGGTAGACAACTTATTTTTTGGTAATTAA
- the pgcA gene encoding Phosphoglucomutase — MEKEILKRYELWLNSDYLDKEDREELMSIKGNDAEIENRFYTDLSFGTAGMRGIRGIGKNRINKYNIRKATQGLANYIIKNTGEIGKKKGVAIAYDCRIDSVEFALNTALVLAGNGIKAYLFTSLRSTPELSFATRELKAQAGVMVTASHNPKEYNGYKVYWEDGAQIVEPQASGIVNEVNSVDIFSDIKMISEEEAKSRGLLEYIGKEIDDRFVEEVEKQAINRDIPGKKDFKIVYSPLHGTGRVAVQRVLKEMGFDSVYTVPEQEMPDGMFPTCPYANPEDKSVFKLSTELADKIGADICLANDPDADRTGMAIRDNEGNWVYPNGNQIGVLLMNYLLEMNKNIPSNGAVISTIVSTPMLDVIAKDKGIKLYRTLTGFKYIGEKIRQFETKELDGTFLFGFEESIGYLVGTHVRDKDAVVATLMISEMAAYYNSIGTTVYKELNKLYDKYGWYVEETVAITKQGKDGLEEIGRIMENLRTHEHEVICGKKVECYKDFKLQIEKNMKTGTTSKIDLPKSDVIQFILEDGTYVTARPSGTEPKIKYYICVVDKVKEKSLAKLEDIKTGFQAYVDSL; from the coding sequence ATGGAAAAAGAAATTTTAAAAAGATATGAATTATGGCTAAATTCAGATTACCTTGATAAAGAAGATAGAGAAGAACTAATGAGTATAAAAGGAAATGATGCAGAAATAGAGAATAGGTTTTATACTGATTTGAGTTTTGGTACTGCTGGAATGAGAGGAATAAGAGGGATAGGAAAGAATAGAATCAATAAATACAACATAAGAAAGGCAACTCAGGGACTTGCTAATTATATAATAAAAAATACAGGTGAAATTGGAAAGAAAAAGGGAGTAGCTATAGCCTATGATTGTAGAATAGACTCAGTTGAATTTGCATTAAATACAGCTCTTGTTTTAGCAGGAAATGGAATTAAAGCTTATCTTTTCACATCACTAAGATCAACACCAGAATTATCATTTGCTACAAGAGAGTTAAAAGCTCAGGCTGGAGTAATGGTAACAGCTTCTCATAATCCAAAAGAATATAATGGGTATAAAGTATATTGGGAAGATGGGGCACAAATAGTAGAGCCTCAGGCAAGTGGTATAGTAAATGAAGTGAATAGTGTAGATATATTCAGTGACATAAAAATGATTTCAGAAGAGGAAGCAAAATCAAGAGGACTATTAGAATATATTGGGAAAGAAATAGATGACAGATTTGTAGAAGAAGTAGAAAAACAAGCTATTAATAGAGATATACCAGGAAAGAAAGATTTTAAAATAGTATATTCTCCACTTCATGGAACAGGAAGGGTAGCAGTACAGAGAGTATTGAAAGAAATGGGATTTGATTCTGTGTATACAGTGCCTGAACAGGAAATGCCAGATGGAATGTTTCCAACTTGTCCATATGCAAACCCAGAAGATAAGTCAGTATTTAAGCTAAGTACAGAACTTGCTGATAAAATAGGTGCAGACATATGTCTTGCTAATGACCCAGATGCAGACAGAACAGGTATGGCAATTAGAGATAATGAAGGAAATTGGGTATATCCTAATGGGAATCAAATTGGAGTTCTTTTAATGAATTATCTTTTAGAAATGAATAAGAATATTCCTTCAAATGGAGCAGTAATATCAACAATAGTTTCTACACCTATGCTTGATGTAATAGCTAAAGACAAAGGAATAAAATTATATAGAACACTTACAGGTTTCAAATATATAGGAGAAAAAATTAGGCAGTTTGAAACTAAGGAACTAGATGGAACTTTCTTATTTGGATTTGAAGAATCTATAGGTTATTTAGTAGGAACACATGTAAGAGATAAAGATGCTGTAGTAGCTACTTTGATGATATCTGAAATGGCTGCTTACTATAATAGTATAGGGACAACTGTGTATAAAGAGTTGAATAAATTATATGATAAATATGGTTGGTATGTAGAAGAAACAGTAGCTATAACTAAACAGGGTAAAGATGGACTGGAAGAAATAGGAAGAATAATGGAAAATTTAAGAACACATGAGCATGAAGTAATATGTGGTAAAAAAGTTGAATGTTACAAAGATTTTAAACTACAGATAGAGAAAAATATGAAAACTGGAACAACATCAAAAATTGATTTACCTAAATCAGATGTTATTCAATTTATACTTGAAGATGGAACTTATGTAACAGCAAGACCTTCTGGAACTGAGCCAAAGATAAAGTATTATATTTGTGTTGTGGATAAGGTTAAAGAGAAATCATTGGCTAAGCTCGAAGATATTAAAACTGGTTTTCAAGCTTATGTAGATTCATTATAA
- a CDS encoding Predicted membrane protein, with protein sequence MNTRKQINKEVIITIILYLIYFVWWYFWGYIDENISPSEYKFIFGLPRWFFYSCVVGLFLINILVFLAVKFFFKDIDLEQEGE encoded by the coding sequence ATGAATACAAGAAAACAAATAAATAAAGAAGTTATCATTACTATTATTCTTTATTTAATATATTTTGTATGGTGGTATTTCTGGGGATATATTGATGAAAATATTTCTCCTTCAGAATATAAATTTATTTTTGGATTACCTAGATGGTTTTTTTATTCATGTGTTGTTGGACTTTTTCTAATCAATATACTTGTTTTTTTAGCAGTAAAATTCTTTTTTAAAGACATTGACTTAGAGCAGGAGGGAGAATAA
- the yggS gene encoding Predicted enzyme with a TIM-barrel fold, producing MILKKYFRNRRGHKKHSLNSERARFIAVTKYVGAEEMIPIVNCGVKVFGENKAQIMKEKQEKFNEMGIKDVEWHFIGNLQKNKVKYIAEYVKMIHSVNKLSLAQEIDKRAKQYNRIIDVLLEINIAGEESKEGYELEELYEELPQLMELKNINIVGLMTMAPFVNDEELLRSVFRRLREIKDELNEKWFKGKLVELSMGMTNDYKIALEEGATLIRVGRKIFQ from the coding sequence GTGATATTAAAAAAATATTTTAGAAATAGAAGAGGACATAAAAAACACTCATTAAATTCTGAAAGAGCAAGATTCATAGCTGTTACAAAGTATGTAGGAGCAGAAGAGATGATTCCAATAGTAAATTGTGGAGTAAAAGTTTTTGGAGAAAATAAAGCTCAAATTATGAAAGAGAAACAGGAAAAATTTAATGAAATGGGAATAAAAGATGTAGAGTGGCATTTTATTGGTAATCTTCAGAAAAATAAAGTAAAGTATATTGCAGAATATGTAAAAATGATACATTCAGTAAATAAATTATCTCTTGCTCAGGAAATTGACAAAAGAGCAAAACAGTATAATAGAATTATTGATGTCTTACTTGAAATAAATATAGCTGGAGAAGAGAGTAAAGAAGGATATGAGCTTGAGGAATTATATGAAGAACTTCCTCAATTAATGGAATTGAAAAATATAAATATAGTAGGTTTAATGACTATGGCACCATTTGTTAATGATGAAGAACTATTAAGAAGTGTTTTTAGAAGATTAAGAGAAATAAAAGATGAACTAAATGAAAAATGGTTTAAAGGAAAATTAGTTGAACTTTCTATGGGAATGACTAATGATTATAAAATAGCATTGGAAGAAGGGGCAACATTAATAAGAGTAGGTAGAAAGATTTTTCAATAG
- a CDS encoding Uncharacterized BCR, YitT family COG1284, whose translation MKKEIIRFTKLFIGLFACALGCIIILKANLGLSPWDVLHQGLSKTLGITIGQASIGLGLMIVVLDIFLGQPIGLGTVLNFMSIGVFMDLILYLNFIPVAESLSLKIIMLLIGILIYSYGIFLYMVQGMGCGPRDGFMQILTKRTKYSVGLIKNIIEIIAFSLGWLLGGELGLGTIITALSMGIILEVMFKFYNVDVKELQHRNIKEEIKHLSKIGKVK comes from the coding sequence ATGAAAAAAGAGATTATAAGATTTACTAAATTATTTATTGGATTGTTTGCTTGTGCACTAGGTTGCATAATAATTTTAAAGGCAAACCTTGGGCTATCTCCATGGGACGTTCTTCATCAGGGATTATCAAAAACTCTGGGAATAACAATAGGGCAAGCAAGTATAGGATTAGGACTGATGATAGTTGTATTAGATATATTTTTAGGGCAGCCAATAGGTCTTGGAACAGTATTGAATTTTATGTCCATAGGGGTTTTTATGGATTTGATACTATATTTAAATTTTATTCCAGTTGCAGAATCTCTGTCTTTAAAAATAATTATGCTGCTGATAGGAATTTTAATTTATAGTTATGGTATTTTTCTATACATGGTGCAGGGAATGGGGTGTGGACCAAGAGATGGATTTATGCAGATACTTACTAAAAGAACAAAATATTCAGTAGGACTTATAAAAAATATAATAGAAATAATTGCATTTTCTCTAGGGTGGCTACTAGGAGGAGAACTTGGACTAGGAACAATAATTACAGCTTTATCTATGGGAATTATTTTGGAAGTGATGTTTAAATTTTATAATGTAGATGTGAAAGAACTTCAACATAGAAATATTAAAGAGGAAATAAAACACTTAAGTAAAATTGGAAAAGTAAAATAA
- the groL gene encoding chaperonin GroEL: protein MAKILKFDEEARKKLEKGVNILADAVKVTLGPRGRNVVLEKSYGSPLITNDGVSIAKEIELEDPFENMGAQLVKEVATKSNDVAGDGTTTATILAQAIVKEGLKMVSAGANPMFIKKGIDKATKEVIEHLKARAKKIQSNDEIAQVASVSAGDEEIGKLIAQAMEKVGETGVITVEEAKSLETTLEVVEGMQFDKGYISPYMVTDTERMTAELDNPYILITDKKISSMKDILPVLEETVQASRPVLIIADELEGEALTTLVINKLRGTLNVVAVKAPAFGDRRKAMLEDIAVLTGGEVISEEKGMKLEETTIAQLGRAKKVKVTKDMTVIVDGMGTTEDIKGRVNSIKNQIEATTSDYDKEKLQERLAKLSGGVAVIKVGAATETEMKDKKLRIEDALNATRAAVEEGIVPGGGTILLEIVKAMENFKLEGEEGIGVEIVKKALTSPLRQIAENAGVDGAVVVEKVREMEEGFGFNAATEKYVNMVEAGIIDPAKVTRSAIQNAASVSALILTTEVLVATKKEAKEPEMGNPGMMPGMM, encoded by the coding sequence ATGGCAAAAATATTAAAGTTTGATGAAGAAGCAAGAAAAAAACTTGAAAAAGGTGTAAATATATTAGCAGATGCAGTGAAAGTAACATTAGGACCAAGAGGAAGAAATGTTGTTCTTGAAAAAAGTTATGGATCACCACTTATCACAAATGATGGAGTATCTATTGCAAAAGAGATAGAACTAGAAGATCCATTTGAAAATATGGGAGCTCAGTTAGTAAAAGAAGTAGCAACTAAATCAAATGATGTAGCAGGAGATGGAACTACAACAGCTACTATATTAGCTCAGGCAATAGTAAAAGAAGGATTGAAAATGGTAAGTGCAGGAGCAAATCCTATGTTTATCAAAAAAGGAATTGACAAAGCAACTAAGGAAGTTATTGAGCATCTTAAAGCAAGAGCTAAAAAGATTCAGTCTAATGATGAAATAGCTCAAGTTGCATCAGTATCAGCAGGAGATGAAGAAATTGGAAAACTTATAGCTCAAGCTATGGAAAAAGTTGGAGAAACAGGAGTAATAACTGTAGAAGAGGCAAAATCTCTTGAAACAACTTTAGAAGTGGTAGAAGGAATGCAGTTTGACAAGGGATATATTTCTCCTTATATGGTAACAGATACAGAAAGAATGACAGCAGAGTTAGATAATCCATATATTCTTATAACAGATAAAAAAATATCAAGTATGAAAGATATACTTCCAGTATTAGAAGAAACAGTACAAGCTTCAAGACCAGTACTTATAATAGCTGATGAACTTGAAGGAGAAGCACTTACTACATTAGTAATCAATAAATTAAGAGGAACTTTAAATGTTGTAGCAGTAAAAGCACCAGCATTTGGTGACAGAAGAAAAGCTATGCTAGAAGATATAGCAGTGCTTACAGGTGGAGAAGTGATTTCTGAAGAGAAAGGAATGAAACTTGAAGAAACAACTATTGCACAGTTAGGAAGAGCTAAAAAAGTAAAAGTAACAAAAGATATGACTGTAATAGTAGATGGAATGGGAACAACTGAAGATATTAAAGGAAGAGTAAATTCTATAAAAAATCAGATAGAAGCTACAACTTCTGATTATGATAAAGAAAAATTACAAGAAAGACTTGCTAAATTATCTGGTGGAGTGGCTGTAATAAAAGTAGGAGCTGCTACAGAAACAGAAATGAAAGATAAAAAATTGAGAATAGAAGATGCACTGAATGCTACAAGAGCAGCAGTAGAAGAAGGAATAGTACCTGGTGGAGGAACTATTTTATTAGAAATTGTAAAAGCTATGGAAAATTTCAAACTTGAAGGTGAAGAAGGTATTGGAGTAGAAATAGTTAAAAAGGCATTGACTTCTCCATTAAGACAAATAGCAGAAAATGCTGGAGTAGATGGAGCAGTTGTTGTAGAAAAAGTAAGAGAAATGGAAGAAGGATTTGGATTTAATGCTGCAACAGAAAAATATGTAAACATGGTAGAAGCAGGAATTATAGATCCAGCTAAAGTAACAAGATCAGCAATTCAAAATGCTGCATCAGTATCTGCACTAATACTTACTACTGAAGTATTGGTTGCAACAAAAAAAGAGGCAAAGGAACCTGAAATGGGTAATCCTGGAATGATGCCAGGAATGATGTAA